GTAAATCTGCAGAATCCCCATCATCCGTGGGATATTACCGAGTCGATGCATCAATGGTACCGCGAGCCGCCCGTGGAATTTCCTCTTCCCGTGTTCAATACCGAGGATATTGCGCCCGAGACGCACCAGGAGGTGCGTCGCAACTGGGCGGCCACTGTCGAACATCTCGATTCTTGCCTCGGGCGTCTCGTCGCGCGGGTGCATGCGAGGGGTGATCTCGACAACACGATCATTGTGTTTACCAGCGACCACGGCGAGATGCTCGGCGATTACGACCAGTGGCAGAAGTTGTCGCCTCTACAGGCGTCGGTGGGGGTTCCGCTGGTGATCGCTGGTCCGGGCGTGGGGGCTTTCGGACGCGACGACGCTCCGATGACGACGCTGGATCTGACCGCCAGCTTTCTCGAGTGGGGCGGCCTGAACCCCGGTGATGATCTCGATAGCCGTTCTCTCGTCAATTATCTCGGTGCCCGAGCGCGCAGGCATCGAGACCTGGTATTTTCCGGCCTGAGTGCCTGGCGCATGGTTTTCGACGGGCGTTTCAAGCTGGTTCGCGGCTATGATCCAGAGAAGCGCATTGGGGGCGATGTCTTTGAACCGATGCATGTGCCGTCCGACGAGACGGAGCGTCTTCAGCGCGAGCGTCCCCAGTTGCTGTTCGATCTACAGCGCAATGAAAGGGACGATGTCACCGCTGAATTTCCCCAGGTCTTTCGGCGACTGAGCTCCGCCCTTGATGAGCATCTGGCTCATTAATAATCGTAGGATAGCGAAATATTCCAGCGGCGGGACAGTCCGAGGAAGACGAGCGCGGTTGAGGCGTCGTGGTTGTCGCCATCGTCTGCATCGGAAATATAGCGCGCGTCGAACAAATTGAAGATGTGCAATTGCAGTTTTACTTTGCCATTGCCAAATGTATTGCCGGGCAGGATATAACCCGCGTGGAGATCAGCCAAATTATAATTTGGCACTTTCCACGATTGCTGGCGGTCATCGGGATCTGTTCGGTTGGCGGGATCGAATTTGGCGTAGTGATCCATAAATCGCCTCAAGCTCAGTGTGGTGTAAAGCCCGCGCATGGGAAATACCGTACTGCTCAGCGCAAGGGTTTTTTGCGCCGAGTCGCCTACCTTCAATCCATTGGCATAGACTTGAAACGTATCTGCAACCAATGGGTCTTCTTCGGGGAAAAATGTGGCGCGCGCATCGTTGAGCCATTCCCAATTGCCGAGCGAGACCATGCTGTGCACCTCCAACCTGGGATGGGGGCGCGCCTTGACGTCGAACTCTATGCCTGTGTGCCGCGCGTCAATGCCGCTGAGCAAAAACCGAAAGTTCTGGTCGAGCTTTGCGCTGTAAACGCTCTTGGGCCACGAGCGGTCGATCCATTTGGTGTAATAGAAGTTTGCGTTTCCGGTTATCACCCCGCGTTTGAGATAGCCTGCGCCCAACTCAAAAGACGCCACTTTTTCATTGAATGTGGGATCGTAGAGGCTGTTGTCGTAGTGATAAACCGATCCAAATTTGGGGGCTGTTGAAAGCCAGCCCATATTGGCATACACATTGACCGTAGGGGTCATATTGTAATTGCCCCCCGCCTTGAGCGTATAACCTCCAAAGCTTTTCCAATCTGTCTGATCCCATTCCCCATTGACCCTGGCGCGAAAATAGTCGATGCGTTTATAAGCTGTTATGGATGCCGATGTGCTCAAAAATGCCGTAAAGTTGTTCACCTGCCTTTCGATTTGCACAAACCCGCCCCCCCAGCGCGTCAGACCATCGGTGTGATATGCGATCCTGTCTCCAAGGCGTTTAACAGAAGTCGCGGCATTGCTGTCGCCTGTAAAAACGTAATAATCTGCCCCTATCAAATTTCGCACTTCGCGCCAGTGCTGCCCCTCATAGCCGCGCAGATCAATGCCAAAGGCGAGCTTATAGGCAGGCGTTAGCGCGTATTCGCCCGTGCCCAAATATCCGTAATAGTATTGCAGGCTGCCCGTGTTTCGCATAATGGTCTTTGCCGCAATCTCAAAGGCTCCGACCTCGCCTGTAAGCACCAGGTCGGGATTGGCTCGTGATGCGGGTTCCGTATTCAACTCATCTACTGCGTGTTGCCAGTCGATGCTGCCGTCTGCCCGGGTTCCCGGATTGACGCCCAGGCGCCCCAGGCCTCCGCCCTTGCCGCGCGCCCAATAAAAGACATTGGACAAAACAAACCGATCGTTGGGTATCCAATACCAGTTCAAATTGGTTTGTGTTTTGTGATAGTAGTTCTCGCGTTCCATAATGGTCGCGTTGTCGCGCGCGTCGCGCACCTTGCCGTTAAAGAATTCCCGATAGGATGAAAACGGCGAATATCCCCAGTTGGGATTGTAATTGACCCCGTAATTTTTCGCATCTGCTGCGCCTGCGCCCAAAGACTGCGCATAATTGGCATCAAAAGTGCCAATGGGCTGCTTGAACAGGCGGTGCCCGTGGCGTTGCGGCGTACCCACGACAAACAACTCGAATTTGTGTGTTTCAGAGGCCAAAAAGCTCAACGCTCCGAAATACGCCCACCCTTCTGTCCATGTTTGATCGGGTATGCCATTGCCAACTTTGCGTGAAATGCCCACGCTCAGCGCGGTTTTTTCATCGAGTAAGCCCGATGAAAAATTGACCGTGGTTT
The nucleotide sequence above comes from Gemmatimonadota bacterium. Encoded proteins:
- a CDS encoding sulfatase-like hydrolase/transferase gives rise to the protein NQATILMRNNEMVPQDTYMAFLHARGLAEEHIADYARRSREGVWTATFPTTLPDDAYFDTWITNNALTLLDRVPDDRPWYLEVNLQNPHHPWDITESMHQWYREPPVEFPLPVFNTEDIAPETHQEVRRNWAATVEHLDSCLGRLVARVHARGDLDNTIIVFTSDHGEMLGDYDQWQKLSPLQASVGVPLVIAGPGVGAFGRDDAPMTTLDLTASFLEWGGLNPGDDLDSRSLVNYLGARARRHRDLVFSGLSAWRMVFDGRFKLVRGYDPEKRIGGDVFEPMHVPSDETERLQRERPQLLFDLQRNERDDVTAEFPQVFRRLSSALDEHLAH
- a CDS encoding TonB-dependent receptor encodes the protein MKQIFLIFLFFAPATLSAAVLSGQVRDEKTGESLIGANVYLETHARGTATDLDGNFAIPNVSEGSHTLVISFVGYKEYRDTITVKEGMGALAVALTPEAMQFEEVVVSAPRAKLRETPIAFSDVPKSDIDRKLGSRSLPMLLNDTPGVYATEQGGGDGDSRINVRGFDQRNIAVMVNGVPVNNMETGWVYWVDWDVLSDVTSSIQVQRGLGASNLAIASVGGTLNIITDAARQQRGFKIKQEAATSAYYKTTVNFSSGLLDEKTALSVGISRKVGNGIPDQTWTEGWAYFGALSFLASETHKFELFVVGTPQRHGHRLFKQPIGTFDANYAQSLGAGAADAKNYGVNYNPNWGYSPFSSYREFFNGKVRDARDNATIMERENYYHKTQTNLNWYWIPNDRFVLSNVFYWARGKGGGLGRLGVNPGTRADGSIDWQHAVDELNTEPASRANPDLVLTGEVGAFEIAAKTIMRNTGSLQYYYGYLGTGEYALTPAYKLAFGIDLRGYEGQHWREVRNLIGADYYVFTGDSNAATSVKRLGDRIAYHTDGLTRWGGGFVQIERQVNNFTAFLSTSASITAYKRIDYFRARVNGEWDQTDWKSFGGYTLKAGGNYNMTPTVNVYANMGWLSTAPKFGSVYHYDNSLYDPTFNEKVASFELGAGYLKRGVITGNANFYYTKWIDRSWPKSVYSAKLDQNFRFLLSGIDARHTGIEFDVKARPHPRLEVHSMVSLGNWEWLNDARATFFPEEDPLVADTFQVYANGLKVGDSAQKTLALSSTVFPMRGLYTTLSLRRFMDHYAKFDPANRTDPDDRQQSWKVPNYNLADLHAGYILPGNTFGNGKVKLQLHIFNLFDARYISDADDGDNHDASTALVFLGLSRRWNISLSYDY